The Pseudomonadota bacterium genome has a window encoding:
- a CDS encoding CsgG/HfaB family protein, with amino-acid sequence MKGFLKKYWRNNLAPDVNIPIIACTIVLFAGIFMLLSCATESHNVLETESVATYKTGYIGPKYQLAVGKFANRSTYMNGIFSDGTDRLGSQAKTILKTHLAQTNRFVTMDRDNMDEIAQEAKILGKNQELTGAKVIVTGEVTEFGRKVTGDAQLFGILGHGKKQVAYSKVSINIVDVHTSQIVYAIQGAGEYALSNREILGFGGTAGYDSTLTSKVLNLAIMDAVNKLVAGLERGEWSPVK; translated from the coding sequence ATGAAAGGTTTCCTGAAAAAATATTGGCGCAATAATCTTGCGCCTGATGTAAATATCCCGATAATTGCTTGCACAATAGTTTTGTTTGCAGGAATATTCATGTTGCTATCATGTGCTACTGAAAGCCATAATGTTTTGGAAACTGAATCGGTGGCAACCTATAAAACCGGTTACATCGGGCCAAAGTATCAACTGGCAGTGGGTAAATTTGCAAATCGCTCAACATATATGAACGGTATATTTTCAGATGGAACAGACAGGCTTGGGTCTCAGGCAAAAACTATTTTAAAAACACATCTTGCTCAGACAAATCGTTTTGTTACGATGGACCGCGACAACATGGATGAGATAGCCCAGGAAGCAAAGATTTTAGGGAAAAATCAGGAGCTGACGGGTGCTAAAGTAATTGTTACCGGTGAAGTAACGGAATTTGGCCGCAAGGTAACAGGGGATGCACAGCTTTTCGGTATTCTCGGCCATGGTAAAAAACAAGTTGCATATTCAAAAGTTTCAATCAATATCGTTGATGTACATACTTCTCAGATTGTATATGCTATTCAGGGTGCAGGTGAATATGCCTTGAGCAACCGGGAAATTCTTGGTTTTGGCGGAACGGCAGGATATGATTCAACCCTTACTAGTAAAGTGTTGAATTTAGCTATTATGGATGCTGTGAATAAACTTGTTGCAGGACTAGAGCGCGGTGAATGGAGCCCGGTTAAATAG
- a CDS encoding DUF4810 domain-containing protein, protein MRLLEKFLCLIIVLLLTGCAGPSTLYEWGYYEDSLFDMYINPGKTSLSDEINRFEEQIEETTASDRFVPPGLHAHLAYLYFSEGDYATGMVHLQTEKKKFPESSHFVDGMINRMKK, encoded by the coding sequence ATGAGACTGCTTGAAAAATTTCTTTGCCTGATAATTGTTTTGCTTCTCACAGGTTGTGCAGGCCCTAGTACTTTATATGAATGGGGTTATTATGAAGACTCCCTTTTTGATATGTATATTAATCCGGGCAAAACGTCTCTAAGCGATGAAATCAATCGCTTTGAGGAACAAATTGAAGAAACAACTGCTTCGGACAGATTTGTTCCTCCTGGATTGCATGCACATCTGGCATATCTTTATTTTTCTGAAGGGGATTATGCTACAGGCATGGTTCATTTACAGACCGAAAAGAAAAAATTTCCTGAATCATCACATTTCGTTGATGGAATGATAAACCGGATGAAAAAATGA
- a CDS encoding DUF799 domain-containing protein — MKRFFSLTFYLFLLLFAAFFVQACGTAPKPHDYNAYLSHMPVSILVLPPRNESTEVMAPYIYLSTVTRPLAERGYYVFPVAVIDMLMKENGVPSPDEMAQVSLKKIREIIHPDAVLYMTVKEWGTKYMVLNSTTTVCLSGQLVDTETGIVLWQGEYRTIKNSNDGQQGIIAMLVSAVIHQIVNTISDPTRDLAQLNNGRMFLNERNGLLLGKRHSQFESDQRSHREIMNRTAAENNP, encoded by the coding sequence ATGAAAAGATTTTTTTCTTTAACCTTTTATCTTTTTTTATTACTTTTTGCAGCTTTTTTTGTCCAGGCTTGTGGCACAGCTCCAAAACCGCATGACTATAATGCATATCTGTCTCATATGCCGGTTTCAATTCTTGTGCTGCCTCCTCGTAATGAATCCACGGAAGTCATGGCGCCGTATATTTATCTTTCCACTGTAACAAGGCCTCTTGCAGAGCGCGGATATTATGTTTTCCCGGTTGCGGTAATCGATATGCTGATGAAAGAAAACGGCGTGCCTTCCCCTGATGAAATGGCACAGGTAAGCCTGAAAAAGATTCGTGAAATAATTCATCCCGATGCTGTTTTGTACATGACTGTAAAAGAATGGGGAACAAAATATATGGTGCTAAACTCTACTACTACAGTGTGCCTGTCAGGGCAGCTTGTTGACACTGAAACAGGCATTGTTTTATGGCAGGGAGAATATCGCACAATAAAAAACTCAAACGATGGCCAGCAGGGGATAATTGCCATGCTGGTATCTGCGGTTATACACCAGATTGTTAATACCATTTCAGATCCTACTCGTGATTTGGCCCAATTGAACAATGGGCGGATGTTTTTAAACGAACGTAATGGCCTTCTGCTTGGAAAACGTCACAGCCAATTTGAATCTGACCAGCGCAGCCACCGGGAAATCATGAATCGTACAGCTGCTGAAAACAACCCCTGA
- a CDS encoding rubrerythrin family protein has protein sequence MASISGTKTEKNLLTSFAGESQARNRYTYFASKAKKEGYEQISFIFEETANQEKEHAKRFFKFLEGGDVEVCAPFPSGVVGTTLENLKAAAAGEHHEHTVLYPDAAKTAREEGFDYIAEVFEKISIAEKQHEKRYRDLISNIESDQVFKKKEETVWRCRNCGYLHEGKDAPDVCPACDHPQAHFELLGENY, from the coding sequence ATGGCGTCTATAAGTGGTACGAAAACTGAAAAAAATCTTCTTACATCATTTGCAGGTGAATCTCAGGCCCGTAATCGATATACATATTTTGCAAGTAAAGCAAAGAAGGAAGGGTATGAGCAGATTTCTTTTATTTTTGAAGAAACGGCAAACCAGGAAAAAGAGCATGCCAAACGGTTTTTTAAATTTCTTGAAGGTGGTGATGTTGAAGTTTGTGCTCCATTTCCATCAGGAGTAGTAGGTACAACTCTTGAAAATTTAAAGGCTGCCGCTGCCGGGGAACATCATGAACATACTGTCTTATATCCTGATGCTGCCAAAACTGCACGGGAAGAAGGGTTTGATTATATTGCCGAAGTTTTTGAGAAAATATCTATAGCTGAAAAACAGCATGAAAAAAGATACAGAGATCTTATCTCCAATATTGAATCGGATCAGGTTTTTAAGAAAAAAGAGGAAACAGTTTGGCGTTGCAGGAACTGCGGTTATCTGCACGAAGGAAAAGATGCTCCGGATGTTTGCCCGGCATGTGACCATCCGCAGGCGCACTTTGAGCTCCTTGGTGAAAATTACTGA
- a CDS encoding desulfoferrodoxin — protein sequence MATRLEVYKCEACGNIVEVLHGSKGELVCCGAPMKLMAENTVDAAKEKHVPVIEKTSGGIKVKVGSVAHPMEEKHYIEWIEIIADGKLYRQFLNPGQAPEATFAIEAKEVTAREYCNLHGHWKA from the coding sequence ATGGCAACAAGACTTGAGGTTTACAAATGTGAAGCATGTGGAAATATAGTAGAAGTGTTGCACGGCAGTAAAGGAGAACTTGTATGTTGTGGAGCACCTATGAAACTTATGGCTGAAAATACCGTAGATGCTGCAAAAGAAAAACATGTTCCCGTTATTGAAAAAACATCGGGAGGTATCAAAGTAAAAGTGGGAAGTGTTGCTCATCCTATGGAAGAAAAACATTATATTGAATGGATTGAAATTATTGCCGATGGCAAACTGTATCGCCAATTCTTAAATCCTGGCCAGGCACCCGAAGCTACTTTCGCCATTGAAGCCAAAGAAGTTACCGCCAGAGAATATTGTAATCTTCACGGACATTGGAAAGCATAA
- a CDS encoding flavodoxin domain-containing protein, with product MPKALIVFATRSGGTKKIAELIAEGLRIAGAEVDVVNVNEIKNESALTGYDACIFGSATYHGDMMQGMKTMLFLAEKANLDGKKGGSFGAFGWSGEAPDRIYDTMKNIFNMDMVSASLRLKSSTIEGGIQMAQDYGREIAKKLGL from the coding sequence ATGCCTAAAGCACTTATTGTTTTTGCTACAAGAAGCGGCGGAACAAAAAAAATTGCAGAGTTAATAGCGGAAGGGCTTCGAATTGCAGGTGCCGAAGTCGATGTCGTAAATGTAAATGAAATAAAAAACGAAAGCGCTCTTACCGGATATGACGCATGTATATTCGGATCAGCGACATACCATGGTGATATGATGCAGGGTATGAAGACGATGCTTTTTCTTGCAGAAAAAGCAAATCTGGATGGGAAAAAAGGAGGCTCCTTCGGAGCTTTTGGTTGGAGTGGCGAAGCACCTGACCGCATCTATGATACAATGAAAAACATATTTAATATGGATATGGTTAGCGCCTCTCTTCGTTTGAAATCCAGCACTATCGAAGGAGGGATACAGATGGCCCAGGATTACGGTCGTGAAATAGCTAAAAAGCTTGGACTTTAG
- a CDS encoding cytochrome ubiquinol oxidase subunit I has protein sequence MDIVMLSRLQFATATIFHFLFVPVTLGLSLIIAIMETKYVRTGDKLYLSMTKFWGKLFLINFALGVVTGITLEFQFGTNWSKYSAFVGDIFGSLLAIEATAAFFLESTLIGVWIFGWRKLSPKAHAAVMWLIAGASTLSAVWIIIANAWMQHPVGYVLRNGRAELNDFLAVVTQKFAVLQFLHTISAAYVISAFFVMGISAYHILKKQNLDFFVKSFRIALILGLISSVFVVFEGDFHAADIAQKQPTKLAAMESLWETTTRAPVYLFAIPDEENEKNMIEIGALPGVLSFLAYKDINAEVKGLKEFPRDERPPVLITSMAFKGMVGLGAYFIFVTGYGWLKRKRLAENKLYLKIMLLSIPLPYIATELGWVLTEVGRQPWIVYGLMKTSDAVSPIASTQVLVSLIAFILVYGLLGFAGFYLIIKNAKKNPVL, from the coding sequence ATGGATATAGTAATGCTGTCACGTTTACAGTTTGCAACAGCAACCATATTCCATTTTTTGTTTGTGCCGGTAACGCTTGGGCTTTCTCTTATTATTGCAATAATGGAAACAAAATATGTGCGAACCGGTGACAAGCTTTACCTTTCCATGACTAAATTTTGGGGAAAGCTTTTTCTCATTAATTTTGCTCTTGGTGTAGTTACCGGAATAACCCTTGAATTTCAGTTCGGAACGAACTGGTCGAAATATTCGGCGTTTGTGGGAGATATCTTCGGTTCTCTTCTTGCTATAGAAGCTACAGCCGCGTTTTTCCTTGAATCTACTCTGATAGGGGTATGGATATTCGGCTGGAGAAAACTTTCCCCCAAAGCTCATGCCGCTGTAATGTGGCTTATTGCAGGTGCTTCAACTTTATCTGCTGTGTGGATTATTATTGCAAACGCATGGATGCAGCATCCTGTAGGTTATGTTTTAAGAAACGGCAGAGCCGAACTTAATGACTTTCTTGCCGTTGTAACGCAAAAATTCGCCGTACTGCAATTCTTGCATACAATAAGCGCAGCATATGTTATCAGCGCATTTTTTGTTATGGGAATAAGTGCATATCATATATTAAAAAAACAGAATCTTGATTTTTTTGTAAAATCTTTCAGAATCGCTCTTATTCTCGGTTTGATATCTTCTGTTTTTGTGGTATTTGAAGGAGACTTTCACGCAGCAGATATTGCCCAAAAACAACCCACAAAGCTTGCAGCCATGGAATCATTATGGGAAACAACTACAAGAGCGCCAGTGTACCTTTTTGCTATTCCGGATGAAGAAAATGAAAAGAATATGATTGAAATAGGTGCATTGCCCGGGGTTTTAAGCTTTCTTGCCTATAAAGATATAAATGCCGAAGTAAAAGGTTTAAAAGAATTTCCGAGAGATGAAAGACCTCCGGTATTAATTACCAGTATGGCATTTAAAGGCATGGTTGGCCTTGGAGCATATTTTATTTTTGTTACCGGTTATGGGTGGTTAAAAAGAAAGCGGCTTGCCGAAAACAAATTATATCTTAAGATTATGTTGTTATCAATTCCATTACCTTATATTGCTACGGAATTGGGCTGGGTATTGACTGAGGTAGGCAGGCAACCCTGGATTGTTTATGGTCTTATGAAAACATCTGATGCGGTTTCACCTATTGCTTCAACGCAGGTTTTAGTTTCTCTGATAGCTTTTATTCTTGTTTACGGGCTTTTGGGTTTTGCAGGATTTTATCTGATAATAAAAAACGCCAAAAAGAATCCGGTATTATAG
- the cydB gene encoding cytochrome d ubiquinol oxidase subunit II, which translates to MDLQTIWFFLWGLLWAVFFMTDGFDFGIGMLYPFLGKNDIEKRLMINSIGPLWDGNEVWLIAAGGVTFAAFPLAYAVMFSSLYSCLMFILFALILRGVAFEFRGKVDKKSWRLIWDICITVGSLTPALLFGITFANIFKGLPLDANGVFQGSFFDLFNVYAIIGGILFLLLFLFHGALWLSIKTEGDLNRRSISTAIWLWPFMLICAVVFLAASWFYTKLFDNYIQNPILFIEILLVVAALIASRYFIKQQSFFKAWFSSSITIVGAVFFGIIGLYPNILPSSISTDFNVTAFNASSSPLTLKIMLVVVIIFIPVIIAYQAWTYNLFKGKITEEDLSYEEAY; encoded by the coding sequence ATGGATTTACAAACTATTTGGTTTTTTCTATGGGGTTTGTTGTGGGCAGTTTTTTTTATGACTGACGGTTTCGATTTCGGAATCGGAATGCTTTATCCTTTTCTTGGAAAAAACGACATCGAAAAACGTTTAATGATAAACTCCATTGGTCCTCTCTGGGATGGTAATGAAGTATGGCTGATAGCTGCAGGCGGGGTTACTTTTGCGGCTTTCCCGCTTGCATATGCCGTAATGTTTTCTTCTTTATACTCCTGCCTTATGTTTATCCTTTTTGCTCTTATACTTCGTGGAGTAGCATTTGAATTCAGAGGAAAGGTAGATAAAAAGAGCTGGAGATTAATATGGGATATATGTATAACTGTCGGCAGTCTGACACCGGCTCTTTTGTTCGGAATTACTTTTGCAAATATATTCAAAGGGCTTCCGTTAGATGCCAATGGAGTATTTCAGGGGTCTTTTTTTGATCTGTTTAACGTGTATGCTATTATCGGCGGAATATTGTTTCTTTTATTGTTTTTGTTTCATGGAGCTTTGTGGCTGTCTATAAAAACAGAAGGAGATCTTAATAGAAGATCGATATCAACAGCGATTTGGCTGTGGCCGTTTATGCTGATTTGTGCTGTTGTATTTTTAGCAGCCAGCTGGTTTTATACAAAGCTTTTCGATAATTATATACAAAACCCGATACTCTTTATAGAGATTTTACTGGTTGTCGCAGCCTTAATTGCTTCAAGATATTTTATTAAACAACAGAGTTTTTTTAAGGCCTGGTTTTCATCTTCTATTACAATAGTAGGAGCGGTTTTTTTCGGAATAATCGGGTTATACCCGAATATACTTCCTTCAAGTATAAGCACTGATTTTAATGTTACGGCCTTTAATGCATCATCTAGCCCGCTTACTTTAAAAATTATGCTGGTTGTTGTAATTATTTTTATTCCGGTGATCATTGCATATCAGGCATGGACATATAATCTTTTTAAGGGAAAAATAACTGAAGAAGATCTTTCATATGAAGAAGCTTACTAA
- a CDS encoding NAD(P)H-dependent oxidoreductase, translating to MLALGIMGSPRKNGNTDYLLSLFMKEMEKAGVRTNIVEVGKNNFMPCFGDGVCEKKGFCHIDDDMNKVYPLLREADIVVLATPMFFYNSPSQTKAVIDRSQALWSRRYRFNLSDPGSKIKKGFLLALGATKGKNLFEGINLTAKYYFDAISASFESSLTYRKIENRKDMENHPTVADDVKQAVENLLKPFLTRKKILFACRENACRSQMASAFARYLAGDKIDALSGGSAPSDELNKIMIESMHEKGIDMAFRKPKSIDEVLSKEKPDIIITMGCKEECPVVPGAIVKDWELPDPAGKPIEFMRDVRDEIEKRITDLISTL from the coding sequence ATGCTGGCTCTTGGAATTATGGGCAGTCCCAGAAAAAACGGAAATACCGATTATCTGCTTTCTCTTTTCATGAAAGAAATGGAAAAAGCCGGGGTTAGAACAAATATCGTTGAAGTGGGGAAAAATAATTTTATGCCCTGCTTTGGAGATGGTGTTTGTGAAAAAAAAGGATTCTGTCACATAGATGATGATATGAATAAAGTTTATCCTCTTTTGCGTGAGGCTGATATTGTAGTACTTGCTACACCTATGTTTTTTTATAATTCACCGTCCCAGACAAAAGCGGTTATAGACAGAAGTCAGGCTTTATGGTCAAGAAGATACAGATTTAATCTTTCTGATCCTGGAAGTAAAATAAAAAAAGGATTTCTTCTTGCTTTGGGTGCTACAAAAGGCAAAAATCTTTTTGAAGGTATAAATCTTACTGCAAAATATTATTTTGATGCTATAAGTGCATCATTTGAATCAAGTTTGACATATCGGAAAATTGAAAACCGGAAAGATATGGAAAACCATCCGACTGTCGCAGATGATGTGAAACAGGCTGTTGAAAACTTGTTAAAACCATTTCTTACAAGAAAAAAAATATTGTTCGCATGCCGTGAAAATGCTTGCCGCAGCCAGATGGCAAGCGCTTTTGCCCGATATCTTGCAGGAGATAAGATTGATGCATTAAGCGGTGGCAGTGCTCCTTCCGATGAATTAAATAAAATTATGATTGAATCCATGCATGAAAAAGGAATAGATATGGCTTTTCGCAAACCAAAATCAATTGATGAGGTTTTATCAAAGGAAAAACCGGATATCATTATTACAATGGGTTGTAAAGAAGAATGCCCGGTTGTTCCGGGCGCTATAGTAAAAGATTGGGAACTTCCCGATCCGGCAGGAAAACCCATAGAGTTTATGCGTGATGTCCGCGATGAAATAGAAAAAAGAATTACGGATTTGATAAGTACATTATAA
- a CDS encoding rubredoxin, producing MEKYVCNVCGYVYDPAAGDPDNGVKAGTKFADLPDSWECPVCGASKSDFEKE from the coding sequence ATGGAGAAATATGTATGTAATGTATGTGGTTATGTTTATGATCCTGCAGCAGGAGATCCTGATAATGGTGTAAAAGCCGGAACTAAGTTTGCAGATCTGCCGGATAGCTGGGAATGCCCGGTATGCGGCGCTTCAAAATCCGATTTTGAAAAAGAATAA
- a CDS encoding flavodoxin domain-containing protein: MKPVQIAKDIYDVGVNDWNIRDFHGYSVDFGTSYNSFLIVDKKIALIDTVKAEFADQLIENISQIIDPKKIDYVISNHTEMDHSGGLPRVMHRVGEDKPLYCSKMGQKNLSRHFGQKWNYHPVENGEELSLGNKTLTFLETKMLHWPDSMFSYLKEDKILFSSDAFGQHYAGNEKFDDVIGHVIMPHAKKYFANILLLYAPLILKLVEQVTDLKLEINMICPDHGILWRKDPGKIINAYVEWSSQKAKNKAVIIYDTMWHSTEKMANAIVAGLVEQGVAAKPYHLRKWNRSDIMTQVLDAKAIIVGSPTLNNGLFPTLSDFLTYMKGLKPKNKIGAAFGSYGWSGESVKLLNNELESMHIELVDPGLKFQYVPDNECIKACIEMGKKIGKLINESTGS; this comes from the coding sequence ATGAAACCTGTACAAATTGCAAAAGATATTTATGATGTTGGAGTTAACGACTGGAACATAAGAGATTTCCACGGCTATTCCGTTGATTTCGGAACTAGTTATAATTCCTTTTTAATAGTGGATAAAAAAATAGCTCTGATAGATACGGTTAAAGCCGAATTTGCCGATCAATTGATTGAAAATATATCGCAAATCATAGATCCTAAAAAGATTGATTATGTTATCAGCAATCATACGGAAATGGATCATTCCGGCGGATTGCCCCGTGTGATGCACAGAGTTGGTGAGGATAAACCGCTGTATTGTTCCAAAATGGGACAAAAAAATCTATCCCGCCATTTCGGGCAGAAATGGAATTATCATCCGGTAGAAAATGGCGAGGAACTTTCTCTTGGAAATAAAACTCTTACCTTTCTTGAAACAAAAATGCTTCACTGGCCTGACAGCATGTTTTCATACCTTAAAGAAGATAAAATCCTGTTTTCAAGCGATGCTTTCGGCCAGCATTATGCGGGAAACGAGAAATTTGATGATGTTATCGGACATGTTATTATGCCGCATGCAAAAAAATATTTTGCCAATATACTTCTGCTTTATGCTCCGCTGATATTAAAGCTTGTTGAACAGGTTACCGATCTCAAACTTGAGATTAATATGATTTGCCCTGACCATGGCATATTATGGCGAAAAGATCCGGGAAAAATAATTAATGCCTATGTTGAATGGAGCAGCCAGAAAGCAAAAAATAAAGCCGTTATTATTTATGATACCATGTGGCACAGCACTGAAAAAATGGCAAATGCGATTGTTGCAGGTCTTGTTGAGCAGGGTGTTGCTGCAAAGCCATATCATTTGAGAAAATGGAACAGAAGCGATATCATGACCCAGGTTTTGGATGCAAAAGCAATAATAGTCGGTTCGCCTACATTAAATAATGGATTGTTTCCAACGCTAAGTGATTTTCTAACGTATATGAAAGGCCTTAAGCCCAAAAATAAAATTGGAGCGGCTTTTGGTTCATACGGCTGGAGTGGGGAGTCTGTTAAGCTGCTTAACAATGAGCTTGAATCAATGCATATAGAACTTGTTGATCCGGGCTTAAAGTTTCAATATGTGCCTGACAATGAATGCATTAAAGCATGCATTGAAATGGGAAAAAAGATAGGTAAATTAATAAATGAAAGCACCGGTAGTTGA
- a CDS encoding ferredoxin encodes MKAPVVELGECILCGICVDLAPSVFKLSSGGYIEVADLSVYPEADVDDAIKNCPSDCILWNENQ; translated from the coding sequence ATGAAAGCACCGGTAGTTGAACTTGGCGAATGTATACTATGTGGTATTTGTGTTGATCTGGCGCCTTCCGTTTTTAAACTAAGCAGTGGCGGATATATTGAAGTCGCCGATCTTTCGGTATATCCCGAAGCTGATGTAGATGACGCAATAAAAAACTGTCCTTCAGACTGCATATTATGGAACGAGAATCAGTAA
- a CDS encoding HEAT repeat domain-containing protein, which translates to MERESVKQLGGKKLKNYINDLLSDADFDQRISEILLLPGRKVVNYLFSNLYSKEELVKWRSVTAMGEVVSAIADSDIESARVVMRRLIWNLNDESGGIGWGSPESMAEIIAKHDKLGEEYNRILISYINKNGNYLENEVLQQGVLWGIGRIADKKPQLVKDSFPLLEPYIKSRDSLSRGLAAKAMAAIDHEKAKPALLFLENDNSKIIIYENGKLAEFMISQIVANLL; encoded by the coding sequence ATGGAACGAGAATCAGTAAAGCAATTAGGAGGAAAAAAGCTTAAAAACTACATCAATGACTTATTGTCTGATGCGGATTTTGATCAAAGAATCAGTGAAATTCTTCTTCTGCCCGGAAGAAAGGTAGTAAACTATCTGTTTTCAAATCTTTACAGCAAAGAAGAGCTGGTAAAATGGCGGTCTGTAACAGCAATGGGAGAAGTAGTTTCGGCTATTGCCGATTCCGATATAGAGTCGGCGCGTGTTGTTATGCGCCGGCTTATCTGGAATTTAAACGATGAATCAGGCGGAATCGGCTGGGGATCTCCAGAATCAATGGCGGAAATCATTGCAAAACATGATAAGCTCGGAGAAGAATATAATCGTATTTTAATCTCTTATATAAATAAAAATGGAAATTATCTTGAAAATGAAGTGCTTCAGCAGGGAGTGCTGTGGGGAATAGGAAGAATTGCTGATAAAAAACCGCAACTAGTAAAAGATTCTTTTCCTTTGCTTGAACCTTACATCAAAAGCCGGGATTCCTTATCACGCGGCCTTGCGGCAAAGGCAATGGCTGCCATAGATCATGAAAAAGCAAAACCTGCTCTTCTTTTTCTTGAAAATGATAATTCGAAAATTATAATTTATGAAAACGGCAAACTTGCAGAATTTATGATCAGTCAGATAGTGGCTAATCTTTTATGA
- a CDS encoding transposase, with product MGFDMEVCSNCPKQLQCSVKKGRKFYYLRFTEKNKRIAMRRLYEKTDEFKDRYRWRSGVEATMSEYDRRTGVKRLRVRGLKAVSVQF from the coding sequence GTGGGTTTTGATATGGAGGTTTGCAGCAATTGTCCCAAACAATTACAATGTTCGGTTAAAAAAGGCCGCAAATTTTATTATCTTCGGTTTACGGAAAAAAACAAACGTATTGCCATGCGCAGGTTGTATGAAAAAACCGATGAGTTCAAAGATCGTTACCGCTGGCGCTCCGGAGTTGAAGCCACCATGTCGGAATATGACCGGAGAACCGGGGTCAAGCGTCTTCGGGTTAGAGGACTCAAAGCTGTAAGTGTGCAGTTCTGA
- a CDS encoding TetR/AcrR family transcriptional regulator translates to MAKLAETRKAEWDLVMKNAIYEATVAVLNQHGFDGLRMDRVAKKAEVATGTLYNYFKNKAELLRHVIDTRFKPINHDFLEILKSAISPEEKLRNFVRIFLNSIKKYRSLMIIVTTAESLSLPIKAAVDEKREIGQKLLADVIKEGIAQGKFRHVNPMQTARLIFGALYGIIQPMLDTNEEIRNDDSDLSDCMTFFSSGLFKIQ, encoded by the coding sequence ATGGCCAAGTTAGCTGAAACACGCAAGGCGGAATGGGATTTGGTGATGAAAAATGCCATCTATGAGGCAACCGTAGCGGTTTTAAACCAGCATGGTTTTGATGGTTTGAGAATGGATCGCGTGGCCAAAAAAGCGGAGGTGGCCACCGGGACATTATATAATTACTTTAAGAACAAAGCCGAACTGTTGCGTCATGTTATAGACACCCGGTTTAAGCCTATCAACCATGATTTTCTTGAAATTCTCAAGAGCGCAATTTCTCCTGAAGAAAAGCTGAGGAACTTTGTGCGTATATTTTTGAATTCTATTAAAAAGTACCGAAGCCTTATGATTATCGTCACTACTGCCGAAAGCTTGTCTTTACCCATAAAGGCTGCAGTTGATGAAAAACGTGAAATCGGTCAAAAATTACTTGCCGATGTTATCAAAGAAGGGATTGCTCAAGGCAAATTTCGGCATGTTAACCCCATGCAAACCGCCAGATTAATTTTCGGAGCCCTGTACGGTATTATACAGCCGATGCTCGACACTAATGAGGAGATTCGAAATGATGATTCTGATCTTTCGGATTGTATGACTTTCTTTTCCTCAGGCCTTTTTAAAATACAATAA